The DNA segment GGTCGGCCAGGGTGCCGCTGCCGAGGTCGATGACGAAGGGCAGGGTGTGCTGGTGCGCCAGCGCGGCGAGCTCGGCTTCGGGCACGGCATGGGTGAAGCCGTGGATCGCGTAGTTGCTGGCATGCACCTTCATCAGCATCGCCGTGCGCGGGTTGATGTTTTCGGCGAAGTCCTTGAGGTGGGTGCGGTTGGTGGTGCCGACTTCGACCAGTTTCGCTCCGGCGCGGCTCATGATGTCGGGTACGCGAAAGGCGCCGCCGATTTCGATCAGTTCGCCGCGCGAGACGATGACCTGCTTCTTCTGTGCCAGCGTATTGAGCAGCAGGAACACGGCCGCCGCGTTGTTGTTGACCACCGTGGCGGCTTCGGCGCCGGTCAGTTCGCAGAGCAGTTCGTCGACCACGTTGTCGCGATCGCCGCGACCGCCGGATTCGATATCGTACTCGAGCGCACAGGGATTGCGCGCGGCGTTGATCAGCGCCTGCACGGCTTCTTCGGGCAGCGGCGCGCGGCCGAGGTTGGTGTGCAGCACGGTGCCGGTCAGATTGAACACCGGGCGCAACCTGGGGCGCATTTTCGCCGTGACGCCAGCGCCGACTTTTTCAACCAGATCGGCTTCGTCGGGCAAGCCCCCGCCTTCCTTGATCGCGGCGCGGGCGGCGGCGAGAACCTCGCGCACCATGCCGGTCACCACGGCGCGGCCGTGGGCGTCAACCAGCGAGGCGAGCGCCGTAGCGGACAGCAGGCGGTCGACGGAAGGAAGCTGGGAAAGTGGGTTCATGATTTCACCCGGACCGGGCAGAAACGAGATGGAAGAATTCTAACGATTTCCGCTGGATTCGCGCACCCGGATTTGCAAAAATTCGCAGCACGGGAGTGGCGCTGGGCATCAACCCGTGTGAACATACCGGGATTGAATTCGAGTTAACACAGCACGGCGCAGACCGTGCCCTGATAGGGGGGTAAAGGATGAGTACGCGAAACCCGGCGCCGCAATCGCCGTGGCAGAAAATGTTGGGCATCGAGCTGAGCCCGGTGAGTCATCGCGAACGGCTGGTATCTGCGCTGGGCGGTTTTGTCGGTTTGCTCGCCGTGTATTTCGTCAGCCATGCGCTGGGCGGTCCGCCGTCCGCGCCGCTGCTGATTTTTTCAATCGGGGCGTCGACCGTGTTGGTATTCGCGGTGCCGCATGGCGCGCTCTCGCAGCCGTGGCCTGTTCTTGGCGGGCATCTGGTGGCGGCGCTGATCGGCGTCACCTGCTCGCGCCTGGTGCCGGACGCCATGCTTGCCGCGGCGCTGGCGGTGGGCCTGTCCATCCTGGCGATGCACTATCTGCGCTGTATCCATCCGCCCGGCGGCGCGACCGCGCTGGTCGCCGTGCTGGGCGGTCCGTCGGTACAGGCGCTGGGCTTCGGCTTCGTTCTGTCACCGGTGCTGCTCAATGTAGCGGTGCTGCTCGTGGCGGCCATCGCGTTCAACGCCTTTTTTCCCTGGCGCCGCTATCCGGTCTGGCTGGCACGCCGCACCGCCAGGGCGGAGGCCGTCAGCGCAGGCTACGCGTCGATTTCGCATGAAGACTTCGTCTATGCGCTGACGCAGATGGATTCCTTCATCGACGTTTCCGAAGAGGATCTGCTGCGCATCTACAGCCTGGCCACCGGCCGCCACCGCGATGTGTTGGCGGCGGCTGGAGGCATCAGTTCCGGCGTGCGGCCTTGAACTCGGGAAAGGTCGATTTCAGGTAGTGCCTTTCTGAAACGAAGCGGTCGAGCAGCAGCGCGTCTTCCGCGCTGTTGAGGCGGCCGGTGAAGCGCGCCACTTCCTTGCCCTGGCCGTCGAGGAAGACCAGCACCGGCCGCAACTTGCGCGGGTTGTGGCGCTGGACCATGGCATGGCGCGGATCGTCCTCGTCCAGCTCCAGATCGCCGAAATCGGCATGGGCGCCGACGTAATTTTTGATGAACTTCGCGCTGACTTCGGGCTTGCGCAGCACACTCACGGTGTAGCGGCAGGCCCCTCAGTTCAGGTGATCGCCGAAGTACAGCAGGACATGGCGCGCAGGGGTGGACTTGATCTGCGCCACGGCGGCGAAGTCGTCTTTGGCCAGCGGCACCACGCCGTCGAGATGGTCGGCTTCTGCCGCGGCCGGCAGGCTGAGCGCCGCGGCAAGGACCAGGGCGAAAACGGAAAGCAGGCGTTTCATTCGGGTTTCCTCGGGTTGCATCCGGTGATCGGACTGAAGGGGTGACAGTGTAATTCGGGAATGGGTTCCATGAACCGTGGCTGCGCCGGCGCCGTCCCGCCAGCGCCGACTATCGAAACTCATCCCCCCGGTACCAGCAGCAGGTTCGGCCCGCTGCGGGCATAGCCGGCTTCGTCGACCAGGATGTCCAGCGCCAGCGTGGCGAGGTCGTCGGCCACGGGATCGACGGGGCCCTTTTCAGAATAGACGATCTTGAGATAGCTCTTGCAGGACTCGCAGGTTTCGGCGCGCACGGCGCCGGCGGTCTTGTTTTCGTCGGATTCGAGATGGCGGTAGCTGATGCCTTCGTTGGCGTCGCAGGCGCTGCATTTGACGCGTACCAGGTTCCATTCGGTGTTGCACAGGGCGCAATGCAGGTAGCGCAGGTTGCTGGCCTCGCCGCTGTTGCGCACCACGCTGGCGACGGGCAGGAAGCCGCAGCAGGGGCAGACGCCGGGGACATCGAGCGCGGCGACGTCGCCGATACCAAGGCGCGCGGCAGCGGTGGTCCATAGCACCTGCAAGGCGGCGGCGACGTAGGGCAGCAAGGCGGCGTCGTCGCCATAGAGTTCGGTGTGCAGCACGCGTTCGGCCAGCGCCTCGGTGCGCTCTGGCGCTAAGCCGGCCAGACGGGCGAGATCCTGCCGCGCCGGTTCCGGTGCGACATCGGCGATGCGCGCGATTATCTGGCGCAGGCTGTCGCGCCAGGCGGGATCGCGTGGCCAGGATTGCGCCGGCAGCGGCGGCATGCGGTGCTCGCGGGCGCGTGCCAACTGAGCGGTATCGGGCAGCGCCAGCACCGGCAGGGCGTGCAACGCTTCATGCTGGGCGCGGGTGATGGCGGCGAGAAAGCGCAGCCAGTCGCCGAGCGCGTGGCCTTCGGCCAGTTGTTCGAAGCGCTGCGCGCGCGTGGCGAAAATTGTGTTTGCATCGGGCGCGATGACGTGCGGCGGCTCGCTGCTTGACTTGATCGGGATGATGGGGGTTTGTGCGGTGGCGCTCATAATTTTGTCAGTGTAACAATCCCGCAAGGGGATACCGTCTCCGCTCTTCCAGCGGAGACATAAAAAACCGCGGGCCGAAGCCCGCGGGTGTTGGGATGGCGGAAATCAGGCAGGCAATTACGACTTGCCGGTGACCTGACGATACCACGCCCGGTGATGCTGCTTGGCCCAGGCGCGGGTGACCGTGCCGTACACCATGGCGCGCACCGTACCCCTGACCCAGAGCGCGGCATAGACGTGCACGAAGATCATCGCGATCATGATCGCGGCGATCGCGGCATGCACCACGGCACCGAGGCGTACCACTCCGACCGGGAAGTCGAAGTAGGCGCGCCACAACAGGATGCCGGAGACGAACAGCAGCAGCATGCACAGGGCCATGACCCAGAACATTGCCTTCTGGCCGCCGTTGTACTTGCCCTGTTCCGGCATGTTGTGGTCGTTGCCGCTCATCATTTCCCCGGCCCGTGACAGCCATTCCTTGTCCTCCGGCGTCATGGCGTTGAGTGCCTTGAAGCGGAAGAACATGACCAGGAAGGCCCCGGCCATGATGAGTCCAAGGAAGGGATGCAGGATGCGCGCCCAGACGCCGCCACCGAACAGCTGGGTCAGCGGCCAGAACGCCGGATGGAAAAAGGCCAGCCCCGAGAGCGCAAGCAGGATGAAGCTGATGCCCACCGCCCAGTGATTGGCCCGCTCGTGCGCCGAGTAGCGCTGAAGGTCCTTTGGATTACGGATCATTTTGCATCCTCCTTTTCGAGCTCTTCCTCAAGTTCCTTCGACACCTCGTTCGGCCCCTTCATGACGTAGTGGAACAGGCTGCCCAGTGCAACGGCAGCCATGGCCACCGATGCCAGCGGCTTGGCGAAGCCCTTCCACAGCGATACCAGCGGACTGATGCTGGGGTCGTTGGGCAGGCCCTTGTACAGCTCCGGCCGGTCGGCGTGGTGCAGTACGTACATGACGTGCGTGCCGCCCACTCCTTTCGGATCGTACAGCCCGGCCTTGTCATAGCCGCGCGACTTGAGGTCCACCAGGCGCTTCGCGGCGTAATCCGTCATCTGCTCTTTCGAGCCGAACTGGATCGCGCCGGTCGGGCAGGCCTTGACGCAGGCCGGCGCCTGGCCGACGGCCACCCGGTCGGAACACAGCGTGCACTTGTAGGCCTTGTTGTCCTCCTGCGAGATGCGCGGAATGTTGAAGGGACAGCCGGTGACGCAGTAGCCGCAGCCGATGCAGTTTTCCTGGTGGAAATCGACGATGCCGTTGGCGTACTGGATGATGGCGCCGGGCGCCGGGCAGGCCTTGAGGCAGCCCGGATCGGCGCAATGCATGCAGCCGTCCTTGCGGATCAGCCACTCCAGCTTGCCTTTCTCTTCCACTTCGGCGAAACGCATCACGGTCCACGACTTGGCCGTCAGGTCCACCGGGTTGTCGAACACCCCGGAGCAGCTGCCGACTTCGTCGCGGATGTCGTTCCATTCCATGCAGGCCGCCTGGCAGGCCTTGCAGCCGATGCAGGTGGAAACGTCGATCAGCTTGGCCACTTCCGTGGTCTGCCGGACGCCGGGTGCCGCGGTGGTCGTCGCCGAGCGGCGGGCGATATCTAGCGATTGCAATGCCATGTCATGCCTCCTGAAGGGCCGTCCCGAAGGAGGCATAGCCCCCTCGGGGGGCAGCGAACAGAGTGAGCGTGGGGGTCATCATCGTCTCCTTAGATCTTCTCGATGTTGACCAGGAACGCCTTGAATTCCGGCGTCTGGCAATTGGCGTCGCCGACGAAGGGCGTCAGCGTGTTGGTGATGAAGCCCGGCTTGGTGACCCCCTTGAAACCGAAGTGGATCGGGATGCCCACGGTGTGCACCTTCTTGCCGTCGACGTCCAGGGTCTTGATGCGCTTGGTGACCACCGCCACGGCCTTGATGAAGCCGCGGTTGCTGCGCACCTTGACCCGGTCACCGGCGGCGATGCCCTTTTCCTTCGCCAGTTCCTCGCCGATCTCGACGAACTGCTCGGGTTGCAGCACGGCGTTGATCTTCGAGTGCTTGGTCCAGTAATGGAAGTGCTCGACCAGGCGGTAGGTGGTGGCCACATACGGGAAGTCCTTGGCCTTGCCGAAGGTTTCCATGTCTCCCTTGTACACCCGCGCCGCCGGATTGCTGATGGCCTTGGGGTTGTTGGGATGGAAGGGATTCCTGTCCAGCGGCGTTTCGAAGGGCTCGTAGTGCTCGGGGAAGGGACCGTCGGCCATTGCCGGCGCGAATAGCCGCGCCACGCCTTCCGGCGTCATGATGAAGGGCATCACCCCTTCTTCGGGCGCCGCGTCGGGCCGCATGTCGGGCACGTCGTTGCCGCCCCAGGCGGTGCCGGTCCAGCGGATCACCGCCCGCTTCGGGTCCCACGGCTTGCCGGCCATGTCGCACGATGCGCGGTTGTAGAGGATGCGCCGGTTGGCCGGCCAGGCGAAGCCCCAGTTCAGCGTCTGCCCCAGCCCCGAAGGATCGGAGTTGTCGCGCCGCGCAGTGAGGTTGCCCGCCTGCGACCAGGAGCCACCATAGATCCAGTTGCCGCACTGGGTGGAACCATCGTCGCGCAACTGGGCGAAGCCGGCGATCTGCTCGCCCGGCTTGACCAGCACCTTGGTCTTGTCCTTCGGATCGAGGACTTCGCCCAGCGCCTTGCCGGAGATTTCCATGAGGAGCTCTTCGGGCGCGGGCTTGGCCGGCTGGCGGTAGGGCCAGGTCAGGTTGAGGATCGGCTCGGGCAGCTTGCCGCCGTCCTTGGCATACATCGCTTTCAGCTTGAGGAAGAGCGCGGCCAGGATTTCGATGTCGCCCTTCGATTCGCCCGGGCCGTCGGCCGCCTTCCAATGCCACTGGATGACGCGGCCGGAGCTGGTGAAGCTGCCGGACTCTTCGGCGAAGAGATTGGCCGGCAGGCGGAACACTTCGGTCTGGATCTTCGCCGGGTCCACCTCGTTGAACTCGCCGTGCGGCTTCCAGAACTCGGACGTGTCGGTCGCCAGCGGATCGATGATGACGAGGTATTTCAGCTTGGCCAGCGCGTCGCCCACCTTCTTCTTGTTCGCCACCGAAGCGAGCGGATTGAAGCCCTGGCAGACGAAGCCGCTCATCTTGCCCTGGTGCATGCGCTCGAAAATGGCCAGGGTGTCATACGCCCCGTCCTTCTTCGGCAGCCAGTCGTAGCCGTAGTCGTTCTTGTCGGTCGCGGCAGCCCCGTACCAGGCCTTCTGCAGGCTGGTGAACCATTTCGGGAAGTTCTGCGGGAAGTTCATCTGGCTCGGACGCAGCGGTTTCGGCGTGCGCTTTTCCAGATAGGTCTTGCGATCGACGTCGGCATCGGTCGGCGCCGACAGGTAGCCGGGCAGCACTTCCGAGTAGAGGCACATGTCGGTGATGCCCTGCACGTTGGCGTGCCCGCGCAGCGCGTTGATGCCGCCGCCCGCCATGCCCATGTTGCCGAGCAGCAGCTGGATCAAGGCCATGGTGCGAATGTTCTGCGAGCCGACCGAATGCTCGGTCCAGCCCAGCGCATAACAGATCGTCATGGTCTTGTCGGGTGCCGCCGTCTCCGCCATCATTTCGCATATCTTGAGGAAGGCGTCCTGCGGCGTGCCGGTGGTCTTGCTCACCAGTTCCGGCGTGTAGCGGCTGTAGTGCTTCTTCATCAGCTGGAACACGCAGTTCGGGCTTTCCAGGGTCGGATCGACCATGGCGAAACCGTCCTTGCCCATCTGGTATTTCCAGGTGTCCTTGCCGTAGCTGCGCTTTTCGCCGTTGTAGCCGGAGAACAGGCCGTCCTCGAACTTGAAGCCTTCGTCGATCAGGAATGCGGCGTTGGTGTAGTTCTTGACGTACTCAAGGTGAATCTTGTTGTTGGAGAGCAGGTAGTTGATGACGCCGCCGAGGAAGGCGATGTCGCTACCGGCACGAATCGGCGCGTAGAAATCGGAAACCGCGGCGGAGCGCGTATAGCGCGGATCGACCACGATCAGCTTGGCCTTGCGATCCTTCTTCGCTTCGATGACCCATTTGAAACCGCAGGGATGCGCTTCGGCGGCATTGCCGCCCATGACGATCACCAGGTCTGAATTCTTCAGATCGACCCAATGATTGGTCATTGCACCACGCCCAAATGTCGGACCCAGACTGGATACCGTGGGGGCGTGTCAAATGCGTGCTTGCGTGTCGAGTGCGACGACTCCGAGGTTGCGCAGGATCTTGCTGGTGAGGTAGCCGGCCTCGTTGTTGGCGGCGGACGAGGCGAGGAAGCCGAAAGTGTTCCAGCGGTTGACCGTGACGCCTTCGGCGTTCTTCTCGATCAGGTTGGCGTCGCGGTCCTTCTTCATGTGGGTGGTGATGCGATTGATCGCTTCATCCCACGAAATGCGTTTCCACTCGCTGCTGCCCGCTTCGCGTACTTCCGGGAACTTGAGACGGTTGGGGCTCTTGACCATGTCCAGCAAGCCCGCGCCCTTGGGGCACAGCGAGCCGCGATTGACGGGATTGTCCGGATCGCCTTCGATGTGGATGATGTCCGCTTTCGCGTTCTTGGACTTGTCGCCCGTGGTGTAGATCAGGACCCCGCAGCTCACCGAGCAGTAGGGGCACATGTTGCGGGTTTCCGTGGCGCGGGCGAGCTTGTAGCTGCGCACCTCCGCCAGGGCCGATGTCGGCGAGAATCCCATCAGTGCGATGGAAGACCCGGAGAGACCGGCGCCGCAGACCTTGAAGAACTGCCGCCGTGTGACTTGCATTTGTTTGCCTCCTCCTTTATTGAGTTCCGGTTCGCCGAAATCCATGCAAACCAGCATGGCTATGACGCAAGTTCTGCGCCAATTCACTGCTACCAACAGGGACAAACACTTACCGCATTGCAGCAGTGCGGGTTGGACAAAATGTCCAAAGCGAATCGGGGCAGGTGAGACATTTTGTCGCCAGCTTTCCCACTCATTGCCAAGCCCCTCCGAATTGACGATCATTGCGAGCATAAGAGCAGTTCAGCAAAGGGGGAGACACTTGAATTCCGTTCCTGCGGGCGCGACCGTCGAGCTTTCGCCATGGCAGCACCAGTCGGTGCTGGTGGTCGATGACGAGCCCGGCATGGTCAGTTTTCTGCACCGCTCGCTGGCCTTGCGCTGCGGTTGGGTGGCGACCGCCGGCAGCGTGGAAGAAGCCGTCGAACTGCTCAGCCGTCGCCACTTCGACCTGATCGTGCTCGATATCGCGCTGCCCGGCCGCTCGGGCGTCGAATGGCTCCACGACCTGCGCGCCCAGGGATTCGCCGGCGACGTGGTGCTGATGACGGCCTATGCCGACCTGGAAACCGCGATCGACGCATTGCGCGCCGGCGCCTCGGATTTTCTGCTGAAGCCCTTCTCGGTGGCGCAAATGCTCAACGCGGTGAAGCGCTGCTTCGAGCGTTCGTCGCTGCGCCGCGAGAACTTCGTGCTGCGCCGTGAACTGGAACAGCGCGACGACAGCGTTGAAGGCATGGTCGGCAAGTCGGCCGTGATCCGTGACGTGTGCGCCCGTATCAAGCGCATTGCGCCGACGCCCTCGACGGTGCTGATCCATGGCGAATCGGGCACCGGCAAGGAACTCGCCGCGCGCGCCCTGCATCGCATGAGCTTGCGCAGCGACGGCCCCTTCGTGCCGATCAACTGTGCGGCGATCGCCGAAGAGTTGATCGAATCCGAATTGTTCGGCCATGTCAAAGGCGCTTTTACCGGCGCGGCGGCGGGTCGCGAAGGGCTGTTTTATTACGCCCGCGGCGGCACGCTGTTTCTCGATGAAATCTCCGAACTGCCCTTGCCGCTGCAGGCCAAGCTGCTGCGCGTGCTGGAGGAGCGCAGGGTGCGCCCGGTCGGATCGGAACAGGAAGTGCCGGTGGATGTGCGCGTGGTTGCAGCCACCAATCGCGACCTGACGGAAGAGGTTGCGGCGGGGCGTTTCCGGCGCGATCTCTACTACCGGCTGCAGGTGGTCGAAGTGGTCCTGCCGCCGCTGCGCGAGCGCATCGAAGACCTGCCGGACCTGGTCGATTACTTCATCGGCCAGCTGGCGGCGCGCCTGGGCGTGGCCGAGCTCGCGCACGACGAGGCCGCGCTGGCGCGCCTGGCCCGCTACAGCTGGCCGGGCAACGTGCGCGAATTGAAGAACCTGGTCGAGCGCTCGCTGATCCTCGGTTACTTCGCCGACGATTTTGCGCCGGATGAAGAAACCGCCGTGTCGCCAGCGCCGACTCTCGGGCCCGGAAACGAGGAATCCCTGGCCGCCATCGAGCGCCGCCACATCCTCGGCGTGCTGGAAACCTGCAAGGGCAACAAGTCCGAGGCGGCAAGGCGACTCGGCGTCTCGCGCAAGACGCTGGAACGCAAGTGCGCGGTGTGGGGGGTCTAGGCATTTTCAGAGGCATCGCCGCGCGCTTTCGCGGCTCGCTGCGCTTCAAGCTGCTGGCGCTGGCGCTCGGCCCCCTGCTGGTGGCCGTGCCGATCCTGATCGGCATACTCGTCGGCTGGGGCGCGGTGTATTACGACCGCCTGCTGATCACCAAGGTGCAGAGCGATCTGGCGGTTGCCCACGGCTACTTCGACCAGGTCAAGGAAGGCGTCGGCCGTCGCGTCGAATCCCTGGCCGGGTCGGAGCGGCTGGCCCGCGCGCTGCGCGAACGGCCCGGTGCGGCGGCCTTGAGCGAACTGCTGCGCGAAATGCAGCAGCAGCTCAGGATCGACTTCCTGATCCTGCTCGACGGCAATGGGCGCGTGCGCGCCGCCACGGGCGGCCCCGTGCCGGGCAGCAGCTACGCCGAGTGGGAAATCGTGCGCCGCGCGCTGGCCGGCCACGCCGAGACCGAGGTGGATATCCTCGATGCCGTCCAGTTGGCCGTGATCGACCCGACGCTGACGGAAAAGGCGCGCACGCCGCTGATCGCCACGCGCAATGCGCAGGCCACGCAGCGCAACGAGGAAACCCGCGGCATGGTGATGCACGCCGCCGCCCCGATCGCTTCCGTCTCGCGCGAGGGAGGCGCCGGCGTGCTGGTCGGCGGTTTGCTGCTCAACAAGAACCTCGAATTCGTCGACCGCATCAACGACATCGTGTACCCGGAGGGCTCGCTGCCGCTGGGCAGCGTCGGCACCGCGACGCTGTTCCTCGATGACGTGCGCATCGCCACCAATGTGCGCCTGTTCGAAAACGTGCGCGCCATCGGCACCCGGGTTTCGGCCGCCGTGCGCCATACCGTGCTCGACGAGGGGCGCACCTGGCTCGACCGCGCCTTCGTGGTGAATGACTGGTACGTCTCGGCCTACGAGCCGATCAAGGACAGTTTCGGCCGGCGCGTCGGCATGCTCTATGTCGGCTATCTGGAAGAGCCGTTCCAGCATGCGCGGCAATTGACGCTGGCGGCGGTGGCCCTGCTGTTCGTGCTGACCGTGGTGGCTGCGGCATTTGTTTCCCTGCGCCTGGCGCGGCATGTCTCGCAGCCGGTGGCGCGCATGCACGGCACCATGAGCGCGATCGAATCGGGCGAGACGGAGGCGCGCGTCGGCAAGCATCCGCCGGACCTTGCCGGCGAGGATGAACTGGCCGAGCTCGCCGCCCACTTCGATCGCCTGCTCGACCGGCTGGCGGCGCAGACCGAGGCCTTGCAGCGCTGGGGCAGCGAGCTTGACGGCAAGGTGGCCGAGCGCACGCAGGAACTCGCGGCCGCCAACCAGACGCTGCGCTCGGCGCAGCAGCGCCTCGTCATGTCGGAAAAACTCGCCGCGATCGGCCAGCTTGCCGCCGGCGTGGCGCATGAAATCAACAATCCGGTGGCGGTGATCCAGGGCAATCTCGATGTGCTGCGCGAAACCCTGGGGGATGCGGCCGAGCCGGCGATGGCGGAGATTCGCCTGATCCAGGACCAGGTGTTCCGCATCCGCCTGATTGTCACCAAGCTGTTGCAGTTTGCCCGCCCGGCCGAGTACGCCGGCTATCTGGAACCCGTGGTGCTGGATCAGGTGGTGCAGGACAGCCTGGTGCTGGTGGCGCACCAGATGAAGAAGACCAGCGTTGCGGTGATGCAGGAACTGCATGCGACGCGGCCGGTAACGGTGAATCGCAACGAGTTGCAGCAGGTGCTGATCAATCTGATGGTCAACGCCCTGCAGGCCATGCCCGAGGGCGGCACCTTGCTGCTGGCCAGCGGCGACCGCGAAGAAGGCGGCGTCAGGGGCGGCTTTGTCGCCGTGGGCGACAGCGGCCCCGGCATCGCGGCGGAAATCCGCGAGCGGCTGTTCGACCCCTTCTTTACCACCAAGACCAGCGACGGCACCGGCCTCGGCCTGTGGGTCAGCCTCGGCCTGGTCCAGCGTTACGGTGGGCGCATCGACGTCGAGTGCCCGTCAAGCGGCGGCTCGGTGTTTACCGTATGGCTGCCCAACGAAGCCCAGGCAGCGTGACGAGGGCTCAGCCGCCTGCCGGCGCGAAACGCTTCTCGATTTCCGCCGCCGGAATATAGCCGCCGACGCGCTCGCCACCGGAAAAGAAGATCGCCGGCGTGCCATTGATGCGCAGTTTGCGGCCGAGCTGAGCGGACTTGTCGAGTCCGCTCATGTCGCACTTGGCGGGCACGGCGGGCGGCGCCTTGCCCGCCGTCATCCAGTCGGTCCAGGCCTTGGACTTGTCCGGCGCGCACCAGATGGCCTTCGACTTCTCGTAGGAGTCGTCGCCCAGCACCGGGTAGAGGAAGGTATACACCGTGGCATCCTTCAATGTCAGGATGTCCTTCGCCAGTTTCTTGCAATAGCCGCAATTCGGGTCTTCGAAGGTCACCATGACGTTCTTTCCGTTGCCGCGCACCTGCTTCACGGCCAGGTCGAGCGGCAGGGAATTGAACTGGCGCTCCGCCGTGATGTTCTTGCCCGTTTTCATTTCCAGCAGGTTGCCGAAGATCAG comes from the Sulfuritalea hydrogenivorans sk43H genome and includes:
- a CDS encoding cache domain-containing protein, with translation MGGLGIFRGIAARFRGSLRFKLLALALGPLLVAVPILIGILVGWGAVYYDRLLITKVQSDLAVAHGYFDQVKEGVGRRVESLAGSERLARALRERPGAAALSELLREMQQQLRIDFLILLDGNGRVRAATGGPVPGSSYAEWEIVRRALAGHAETEVDILDAVQLAVIDPTLTEKARTPLIATRNAQATQRNEETRGMVMHAAAPIASVSREGGAGVLVGGLLLNKNLEFVDRINDIVYPEGSLPLGSVGTATLFLDDVRIATNVRLFENVRAIGTRVSAAVRHTVLDEGRTWLDRAFVVNDWYVSAYEPIKDSFGRRVGMLYVGYLEEPFQHARQLTLAAVALLFVLTVVAAAFVSLRLARHVSQPVARMHGTMSAIESGETEARVGKHPPDLAGEDELAELAAHFDRLLDRLAAQTEALQRWGSELDGKVAERTQELAAANQTLRSAQQRLVMSEKLAAIGQLAAGVAHEINNPVAVIQGNLDVLRETLGDAAEPAMAEIRLIQDQVFRIRLIVTKLLQFARPAEYAGYLEPVVLDQVVQDSLVLVAHQMKKTSVAVMQELHATRPVTVNRNELQQVLINLMVNALQAMPEGGTLLLASGDREEGGVRGGFVAVGDSGPGIAAEIRERLFDPFFTTKTSDGTGLGLWVSLGLVQRYGGRIDVECPSSGGSVFTVWLPNEAQAA
- a CDS encoding DsbC family protein, whose translation is MKPSLLAAALACVSLAAFADESDVKKAVEAKLGKVEKIARAPMAGIWEVTVDGQIFYADDKATYLIFGNLLEMKTGKNITAERQFNSLPLDLAVKQVRGNGKNVMVTFEDPNCGYCKKLAKDILTLKDATVYTFLYPVLGDDSYEKSKAIWCAPDKSKAWTDWMTAGKAPPAVPAKCDMSGLDKSAQLGRKLRINGTPAIFFSGGERVGGYIPAAEIEKRFAPAGG